The Nitrospirota bacterium genome contains the following window.
AGGAGGAATCGAGAAAAAAGACCGTGGAGGCATCGGCAGGCGGAGGAATGGTAACAGTTATTGCTAATGGAGCAATGGAGATAGTGTCTATAAAGATAGAAAAAGAAGTGATAAACCCAGAAGACGCTGAAATGCTTCAGGATCTGATAGTGGCAGCAGTTAATGAGGCCATGAGAAGGGCGCAGCAGATGGTAGCGGATGAAATGGGCAAACTCACAGGTGGGGTGCAGTTGCCTGGCCTTGGAGGTCTCTTTGGCCGATGAACAATGGGATTATTGAAAATCTCATAACTGCCCTCACAAAACTTCCGGGCATTGGAAGAAAGACCGCTCAGAGGCTGACTTTTTTCATTCTCGCCATGCCTGAGGATGAAGCCAAATCGATTGCTAAGGCCATAATTGAGCTAAAGGAAAAGGCTCAATTCTGCGTGAGTTGTTTTAATATCACCGAAGATGAACTGTGTTCTATATGTAAAGACCAGAGCAGGGATCACAGCAGAATCTGCGTTGTCGAAGAGCCCAGCAATTTAATAGTCATCGAGAAGACAAATAAATACAATGGCCTCTATCATGTGCTACTTGGTGCCCTTTCGCCTATAGATGGTGTAACTCCTGAAAGACTTAAGATAAATGAATTGGTTGAAAAGGTGAAAAATGGCGGCATTGTTGAAGTGGTTCTTGCTACAAATCCAGATACAAAGGGTGAAATCACAGCCAAGTATCTCTCACAGCTTCTAAAACCCCTCGGAGTAAAAGTCACCCGCATCGCTTGCGGCCTGCCGATTGGAGGCGATATTGAATTCGCTGATGAGGTAACCCTCTCCAGGGCATTTGAGGGAAGAAGAGAGATATAGATTTTTCATAATCCCTCTATAATTCCTTCACGATTTCTTCAAAAGTATTTTGAAAAATAAGGGTATGAGACTGTCCCAAAATGTCATTCTGAGGCGACAGCCGAAGAGTCTCAAGTTGACATAGGGTGCATTTTTAGGAATTATGGGACAATCTGTCATATTTAAATGAGGAGAGGTTTGATTGTATATGTTTAAGAAAATCCTATTTATACTGGCGATAACTTTTTTCAGCCTCGCTCCTTTGCTATCCTCGGCGCAGGAGTGGAAATCTCCGTATGGGGTATGCTGCGTGCTTGAGGGCGGAGAATACGGGATATGCCCGAAGCCTCTTAATCACGAGCAGGCCAGAAGAGTTTTAAAGGCATATTTTGAAAGGCATGGACTGAGGATAAATAACTTTACTGACAAAGGAAGGTTTATCGAAGCTGATGTCTTCAGAGGTAATGAGTTGATTGATAAAGTCCTGCTGGATAGAAAGACAGGCAGGATGCGTTCTATTCAATAAATGAGAAGTAAGAAGTGATTAGGAGATAAAAGGACAAAATAAAAGGGGGAGTTTTTGGTCCCCCCTTTTTATATAACTTTTCAGAGTCTTTTTTAAATATCAAAATACAGAAAGAACTCGTAGGGATGTGGCCTGAGCCTCAGCGCATCTACCTCTTTTGTCCTCTTGTAAGTAATCCATGTCTCTATGGCATCATCTGTAAACACGTTACCCTTTTTCAGGAATTCATTGTCAGCCTCCAGGTTATTAAGAGCTTCCTCAAGGCTTGCCGGCATACTCGGCACCGCAGCAAGCTCTTCAGGGCCAAGTTCATAGATGTCCTTATCGAGAGGGTCTCCCGGGTGTATCTTATTTTCGATGCCGTCAAGGCCAGCCATGAGCATTGCTGCAAAGCATAGATAAGGATTGCAGGATGGGTCAGGGAACCTCACCTCAATCCTCTTTGCCTTTGGGCTTGCTGAATACATGGGAATCCTGATTCCAGCAGAGCGGTTACGGCCAGAGTAAGCAAGGTTCACCGGTGCCTCAAACCCCGGGGTAAGACGCTTATAAGAATTGGTGGTCGGGCTTGTAATAGCGGCAAGGGCAGGTGCGTGCTTTAGTACGCCGCCTATGTAATAGAGGGCGAGCTCACTTAAGCCTGCATAGCCACTGCCAGCAAAAAGGGGTTTGCCATTTTTCCAGAGACTCTGGTGGGTATGCATTCCTGAGCCATTGTCTCCAAAGATTGGTTTTGGCATAAATGTGACGGTCTTTCCATGCCTTCTTGCTACATTCTTCAGGAGGTATTTGAAAATCATCAACTGGTCTGCCATCTTCACGAGCGGGGCATATCTCATATCAATCTCTCCCTGACCTGCGGTTGCAACCTCGTGGTGTTGTTTTTCAACATAGATGCCACATTTCTGCATCTCAACCACTACCTCAGTCCTTATATCTTCCTGAGTATCGGTTGGTGGCACGGGGAAATAACCCTCTTTGTGCCTGGGCTTATAACCGAGGTTAGGGCCCTCTACACGGCCTGAATTCCAGATGCCCTCTTTTGAATCAATAAAATAGTAGCCGCTGTTTGGTGTCTGGTCGAAACGTATATCATCAAGAATAAAAAACTCAGGCTCAGGGCCAAAATAGGCTGTATCAGCAATTTTTATAGACTTCATGTAATTCTCAGCCTTTTGAGCAATATATCGTGGATCCCTTGTGTAGCTCTCTTTTGTTATAGGGTCAACAATATTACATGTAAGGCTTAATGTGGGATACTCTCTGAATGGGTCCATGAATAGTGTTGTGGGATCAGGGATTATGAGCATGTCTGATGTATGGATTGCCTGCCATCCCCTTATTGATGAGCCATCAAAGCCGAGGCCTTCCTCAAATATTTCTTCTCTCAGCTCATCGATAGGCACTGAGAAGTGCTGCCACATCCCGGGAAAATCAAGAAACTTAAAGTCAACCATTACTGCCTTGTTTTCCTGAGCAAACTTAATTACATCCTTTGGTGTCATATTGCTCCTCCTTAATTATGTTAGGTTTGTTGTATTGGAGTGCTGGAGTGATGGGATTTCAGTTTTTAATATTACCCCATTACTCCAATACTCCATCACTCCATTCAAATGCTTACACTGCTGCCTCTCCACGTTCGCCTGTCCTTATCCTTATCACATCCTCGATGGGATAGACAAAGATCTTTCCATCACCTATCTTTCCTGTTTTTGCGGTTTTCTCAATGACCTCCAGGACTTTCTGGACGAGGTTATTTGAGACCACAATCTCTATCTTGATTTTTGGAATAAAATCTACAACATATTCAGCGCCCCTGTAAAGCTCTGTGTGCCCTTTCTGCCTTCCAAAGCCCTTTACTTCAGTAACCGTCATTCCCTGAATGCCTATTTCATTAAGGGCGTCTTTAACCTCATCGAGTTTAAAAGGCTTTATTATAGCCTCGACCTTTTTCATAGCTCTGACTCCTTAAATTGGGGGTTTAATCCTGACTCAATACGATATTAATTTTTTAGTGCAATTCTTATACCACAAATTAAGGTTTCGGGGAATTCAGTATTTGCAATATATTTAACAAAACAGGATGTAGATTAAAAGCCCGAACCTGCCTAATAAATAATCAGGGGGCTTAATTTTTAGGCAGGCTTACCCTCCCATCTGCATGTAATTTTATCGAGAAACCGCTAAGTTTGACAAAACAGCGCTTTATCTGATATAAAAAAGAGCTTATTCCTGGGTAGCTCAGCCGGCAGAGCGGGTGGCTGTTAACCACTTGGTCGGGGGTTCGAATCCCTCCCCAGGAGCCAGATTAAAGGCTCACACAAACCGTGTGAGTTTTGAATAGAGAGGGCTATTTCAGAGAATAGTTATTTTGGTTTAATTTCTATTAAGTTCCCGCAGAAATCTTTTATGAAATAAACGGTCTTTTCTTGGGTCTTTCCGATGATAATCTCAACACCAGCCTGCTGAGCCCTCTCCAAAATTGTTGATAAATCGTCAATCAGAAAGCCAATATGCCTGAACTCAGGGGACGGCTGTTTACATCCTGGGCATATAAATACCTCAAGTTTTATTCCATCCCTTTCGAAAACCAGCATCTTGACTTCCCACGAAACAGAAAACAATTGCTCCGATAGCTCGGGTGGGACGATAAACTCCCTGGTTTTCTCAAATTCCAGAAAGTCACCGTAAAACCGCATAGCCTGTTCTTCACTTTCATTCACTATCCCGACATGACTCAAAAGCATAGAACATTGTACATGATTTCATGATTTCTTTGAAGGTGGTGCATTTGTATGCAGACCCTCTCGGTGTGAAGCTAAGGGCGAGAAGGCTGGATATTGTGTGATAAGTACAAATTTACTTGACAGGACACCTAAAATTCCTTACTATGAAAGTAAGGATTATTATCCTTACTGGAGGATGCTTATGTTGACAGCAAAGGTTACTACTAAGGGACAGATTACCATTCCTAAAGAAATAAGAGAAAAGCTCGGAGTTCAACCCGGAGAAAATCTCAGCTTTGAGGAAAAAAATGGTATATTCTACATTAAAAAATCTCTCAAGAAGTCTCCATTTGACAAATGGGTCGGTAAGCTTAAAACACTTAAGGGGCAAAAAACTGATGCAGTCATTGATGACTTGAGAGGAAAATGATAACTGCTATAGATACCAACATCCTGCTGGATATTCTTATTCCTGACGAGAGCCATTTTTTGAGTTCAAAAAACCTGCTCGATGAATACATAGAAAAAGGCCAACTGATAATATGCGAGATTGTATATGCCGAGCTCGCCTCTCAATTTATCGATGAAAAAGAGATTCGTGCATTTCTTTCCGATACAGGCATCAGGCTTGTTCACTCCAATGAAAAAACGCTATATATTGCCGGTGAGCGATGGAGGGATTATGCAAAAAACAGGAGAGCGGTTGTTTGCAGGAAATGCCGTAGCCCAATTCAATTAAGGCAGCGGGTGGTTAGTGATTTCATTGTAGGCGCCCATGCACTTGTAAATGCTAATCTGCTCCTTTCAAGGGACAGAGGATTTTACAGGGCTTATTTTAAGGATTTGAAGGTGGGGGGATAATCTGTGATATGTATTTAACATTCTTACTTCTCTCCTATACCTTTTCCAGTCCGCCAACCCTTATCCCAATAAGTCGGACCTTTTTTTTGAGCTAAGGATTCGCCTCACTTATCCAGCACCTCTCGCACCTTTCTTAAAAGCTCTTTTGGTGAAACAGGTTTCAGGATAAAGTTTAAACCCTCTTCAAGGATTCCCTTTTTATGAATAAAATCTGCAGCATATCCACTTGTAAAAAGTACCTTAATATCAGGTCTTATCTTCCTTACCCCTTCATAAACTTCCTTGCCATCCTTCTTCGGCATTATTACATCGAGGATGAGGAGCTGGATTCTGTCTGTATTCTCTATGAATTTCTTTATTGCATCTTCTCCATCCTCTGCATCTATCACCTTATAGCCAAATCCCTCAAGCACATCTTTTATGAGTCTTCTTAAAGCTATATCATCTTCTGCTACAAGTATTGTCTCTGAACCGCCTGTAATATTATTCATAATCTCCAAAAACCTCTTTAATTAAAAAGAGTAACATAAATAAATGGCGTTGTCTTCGGAAAATTGCCCCCTCTACGACTCACAAATTACTTACGGGGTCGGAATAATTGCCCCCAAAATGTTAAAATCCATTTTTGGTCGCATTTATTTTTTGGTCTTGACAAAGTTTGCAATATAAGGCATTGTATTCTTACTTTCAAAGGTTTCTGGAGCGGCCCGCAGAGATTTTTTTTGGAAAGCTCTGGTTTCTTATTAACCAAGGAGGAATGAGGATGAGCACAAAGCTTTACGTGGGGAATCTCTCCTTTCAGGCATCGGAGAGCGAAGTCAAAGACTTATTTTCACAGGCAGGGGAAGTTGAATCTGTAAAAATAATAACAGATTCATATACAGGCCAGCCGAGAGGGTTTGGTTTTGTTGAGATGTCCTCGAAGGCAGATGCCGAAAAAGCAATAGCCATGTTTAATGGTAAAGAATTTATGGGCAGGGCGATGACAGTGAATGAAGCAAGACCCCAGCAGAAGAGAGAGCGGTTTGGTGAAAGAGGAGGTAGAGGAGGAGGAGGGGGAAGAGGAGGAAGGAGATAATAATTAAGGTTTCTACAGCCTCAGTGTAGCTGCTAATTTGATTGCCTCAAGCATGCTTGAGGGATTGGCCTTTCCTTTCCATGCTATGT
Protein-coding sequences here:
- a CDS encoding YbaB/EbfC family nucleoid-associated protein gives rise to the protein MSKKFLGDIMREAQRLQAEMGKVQEESRKKTVEASAGGGMVTVIANGAMEIVSIKIEKEVINPEDAEMLQDLIVAAVNEAMRRAQQMVADEMGKLTGGVQLPGLGGLFGR
- the recR gene encoding recombination protein RecR: MNNGIIENLITALTKLPGIGRKTAQRLTFFILAMPEDEAKSIAKAIIELKEKAQFCVSCFNITEDELCSICKDQSRDHSRICVVEEPSNLIVIEKTNKYNGLYHVLLGALSPIDGVTPERLKINELVEKVKNGGIVEVVLATNPDTKGEITAKYLSQLLKPLGVKVTRIACGLPIGGDIEFADEVTLSRAFEGRREI
- the glnA gene encoding type I glutamate--ammonia ligase, whose product is MTPKDVIKFAQENKAVMVDFKFLDFPGMWQHFSVPIDELREEIFEEGLGFDGSSIRGWQAIHTSDMLIIPDPTTLFMDPFREYPTLSLTCNIVDPITKESYTRDPRYIAQKAENYMKSIKIADTAYFGPEPEFFILDDIRFDQTPNSGYYFIDSKEGIWNSGRVEGPNLGYKPRHKEGYFPVPPTDTQEDIRTEVVVEMQKCGIYVEKQHHEVATAGQGEIDMRYAPLVKMADQLMIFKYLLKNVARRHGKTVTFMPKPIFGDNGSGMHTHQSLWKNGKPLFAGSGYAGLSELALYYIGGVLKHAPALAAITSPTTNSYKRLTPGFEAPVNLAYSGRNRSAGIRIPMYSASPKAKRIEVRFPDPSCNPYLCFAAMLMAGLDGIENKIHPGDPLDKDIYELGPEELAAVPSMPASLEEALNNLEADNEFLKKGNVFTDDAIETWITYKRTKEVDALRLRPHPYEFFLYFDI
- a CDS encoding P-II family nitrogen regulator encodes the protein MKKVEAIIKPFKLDEVKDALNEIGIQGMTVTEVKGFGRQKGHTELYRGAEYVVDFIPKIKIEIVVSNNLVQKVLEVIEKTAKTGKIGDGKIFVYPIEDVIRIRTGERGEAAV
- a CDS encoding AbrB/MazE/SpoVT family DNA-binding domain-containing protein, giving the protein MLTAKVTTKGQITIPKEIREKLGVQPGENLSFEEKNGIFYIKKSLKKSPFDKWVGKLKTLKGQKTDAVIDDLRGK
- a CDS encoding type II toxin-antitoxin system VapC family toxin; translated protein: MITAIDTNILLDILIPDESHFLSSKNLLDEYIEKGQLIICEIVYAELASQFIDEKEIRAFLSDTGIRLVHSNEKTLYIAGERWRDYAKNRRAVVCRKCRSPIQLRQRVVSDFIVGAHALVNANLLLSRDRGFYRAYFKDLKVGG
- a CDS encoding response regulator, coding for MNNITGGSETILVAEDDIALRRLIKDVLEGFGYKVIDAEDGEDAIKKFIENTDRIQLLILDVIMPKKDGKEVYEGVRKIRPDIKVLFTSGYAADFIHKKGILEEGLNFILKPVSPKELLRKVREVLDK
- a CDS encoding RNA-binding protein; protein product: MSTKLYVGNLSFQASESEVKDLFSQAGEVESVKIITDSYTGQPRGFGFVEMSSKADAEKAIAMFNGKEFMGRAMTVNEARPQQKRERFGERGGRGGGGGRGGRR